In Paenibacillus kyungheensis, the following are encoded in one genomic region:
- a CDS encoding ABC transporter ATP-binding protein: MSEEQKPKPPQRPQAGQMGGPPRMSLPGEKPKDFKGTLRRLLSYLRPYRMQLLVVLIAAVLSTLFSIVAPRIMGMATDELFNSVTGGTAINFRYIIDLLMILAGLYLFSSLFAYFQQYFMSGVAQNTVYEMRKDVKSKLSRLPLRYYDQQSHGEVLSRVTNDVDNISNTLQQSLTQLITSIVTLVGVIVMMLTISPLLTLITILTIPLSLLVTIVVAKRSQKHFAGQQASLGDLNGHVEEMYTGHRVVKAFGREKQSLAQFDELNEKLYESGWKAQYISGTIMPLMSFISNIGYVLICVVGGIMVTRGTVGIGGVQAFIQYARQFSQPITQLANISNIIQSTIASAERVFEIMDEQEEEDQAITTIARPVRGDVTFEHVAFGYKKDELLIDDMNIHVRAGQTVAIVGPTGAGKTTLINLLMRFYELNNGQITIDGQNIRELSRAELHSLFGMVLQDTWLFGGSIRDNIAYGREDATEEEIVRASEAARADHFIRTLPDGYDTVLNEEASNISQGQKQLLTIARAILADPAILILDEATSSVDTRTEVLIQQAMNTLMEGRTNFVIAHRLSTIREADLILVMNHGKVIETGTHIELLAQEGFYADLYNSQFTGQVKIAN, from the coding sequence ATGAGTGAAGAGCAAAAACCAAAACCTCCACAACGACCACAAGCCGGACAGATGGGTGGCCCACCACGGATGTCTTTGCCAGGTGAAAAGCCTAAAGATTTTAAAGGTACATTAAGAAGATTATTATCATATCTTCGCCCTTATCGGATGCAATTACTTGTTGTGCTAATTGCTGCGGTACTCAGTACGTTATTCAGTATTGTGGCTCCGCGTATTATGGGAATGGCGACAGATGAATTATTTAACAGCGTCACCGGCGGAACTGCTATTAATTTCAGATATATTATAGATTTATTGATGATTTTGGCTGGATTGTATTTGTTCAGTTCGTTATTTGCTTATTTTCAGCAATACTTTATGTCAGGTGTAGCGCAGAATACAGTCTATGAGATGCGTAAAGATGTTAAAAGCAAATTATCCCGTCTACCGCTTCGTTACTATGATCAACAGTCTCATGGTGAAGTGCTAAGCCGGGTAACGAATGATGTAGATAATATCAGTAATACGTTACAACAAAGTCTAACCCAGTTGATTACTTCGATCGTAACACTGGTCGGTGTTATTGTAATGATGCTTACTATCAGTCCATTGCTAACATTGATTACTATTTTGACGATTCCACTGAGTCTACTCGTTACAATTGTAGTGGCGAAGCGTTCGCAAAAACATTTTGCTGGACAACAAGCATCACTTGGTGATCTGAATGGACATGTCGAAGAAATGTATACCGGACATCGTGTTGTCAAAGCTTTTGGACGGGAAAAGCAGTCTTTAGCCCAATTCGATGAGCTTAATGAAAAACTGTATGAATCGGGTTGGAAAGCGCAATATATTTCCGGTACGATTATGCCGTTGATGTCGTTTATCAGTAATATCGGTTATGTGCTTATCTGTGTAGTGGGTGGTATTATGGTGACCCGCGGTACAGTCGGTATCGGTGGAGTACAAGCATTTATCCAGTATGCGCGTCAATTCTCGCAACCGATCACCCAGCTTGCGAACATTTCTAATATTATTCAATCGACTATTGCTTCAGCAGAGCGCGTATTTGAAATTATGGATGAGCAGGAAGAAGAAGATCAAGCGATAACTACGATTGCTCGTCCTGTACGTGGTGATGTAACATTTGAGCATGTCGCTTTTGGTTATAAAAAAGATGAACTGCTTATAGACGATATGAATATTCATGTGCGTGCCGGACAGACGGTTGCGATTGTAGGGCCGACAGGAGCAGGGAAAACAACATTGATCAATCTGTTAATGCGCTTCTATGAATTGAATAACGGTCAGATTACGATAGATGGTCAAAATATCCGCGAATTATCGCGTGCTGAACTACACAGTCTATTTGGAATGGTATTACAGGACACCTGGCTGTTTGGTGGAAGTATTCGGGATAATATTGCGTATGGACGTGAAGATGCCACAGAAGAAGAGATTGTACGAGCTTCTGAAGCCGCGCGTGCTGATCACTTTATCCGTACTTTGCCGGATGGGTATGATACAGTGCTGAATGAAGAAGCATCTAATATTTCACAAGGTCAAAAGCAATTGCTGACGATCGCGCGTGCTATTCTGGCTGATCCTGCGATTCTGATTCTAGATGAGGCGACCAGTAGTGTGGATACGCGGACAGAAGTATTGATTCAACAAGCGATGAATACATTGATGGAAGGGCGTACGAACTTTGTAATTGCCCACCGTCTGTCTACGATTCGTGAAGCCGATCTGATTCTAGTGATGAATCATGGTAAAGTGATTGAGACCGGAACGCATATTGAATTGTTAGCACAAGAAGGGTTCTATGCAGACTTGTATAATAGCCAATTTACCGGACAGGTGAAAATAGCGAATTAA
- a CDS encoding YitT family protein has translation MPRKHRKLTPVQLLAKFIFITTGAVMMAVALEIFLIPNTVIDGGITGISIILSEVTPVPLGLFIFIINVPFLIIGYKQIGKTFAFSTLYGITVMSLMTAYLHHIPALTDDKILASMFGGVILGFGIGLVIRFGGSLDGTEIVAILLSKRFHMPVGQIVMIINVFIFAVAGFVFGWDSAMFSIFTYYIAAKVMDIVVEGLEESKSVTIISSEYEEISQAIVDRLGRSTTFMYAKGGYSKEDTQMIYCVVTRLELAKLRTIVQDIDPSAFLAIEHVSEVIGGNFEKKNIH, from the coding sequence ATGCCGAGAAAACACCGCAAATTAACTCCCGTCCAATTGCTCGCCAAATTCATTTTCATTACAACTGGTGCTGTAATGATGGCAGTAGCCCTCGAAATTTTCCTTATTCCGAACACCGTGATTGACGGAGGAATAACAGGGATTTCAATTATTTTGTCTGAAGTGACTCCTGTTCCATTAGGTCTCTTTATCTTTATTATTAACGTTCCCTTTCTGATTATCGGTTATAAACAGATCGGTAAAACGTTTGCCTTTTCTACTTTATACGGAATTACAGTCATGTCGTTGATGACTGCATATTTACATCATATACCTGCACTGACAGATGATAAGATTCTAGCCAGTATGTTTGGTGGAGTTATTCTTGGATTCGGAATCGGTCTGGTTATCCGCTTTGGGGGATCGCTGGATGGTACAGAGATTGTAGCAATTTTGCTTTCCAAACGTTTCCATATGCCTGTAGGACAAATCGTTATGATTATTAACGTATTTATCTTTGCCGTTGCTGGTTTTGTATTCGGTTGGGATTCAGCAATGTTCTCGATCTTTACGTATTATATCGCAGCCAAAGTGATGGATATTGTTGTCGAAGGTTTGGAAGAATCCAAATCGGTTACGATCATTTCTTCAGAGTACGAAGAAATCTCGCAAGCGATTGTGGACCGTCTGGGAAGAAGTACAACTTTCATGTACGCTAAAGGCGGCTATTCCAAAGAAGATACACAAATGATCTATTGCGTTGTAACTCGTCTCGAACTTGCCAAGTTACGTACGATTGTACAAGATATCGACCCTTCTGCTTTCCTTGCCATTGAGCATGTGTCAGAAGTTATCGGTGGTAACTTTGAGAAGAAAAATATTCACTAA
- a CDS encoding MarR family winged helix-turn-helix transcriptional regulator yields MEEDLKFEGISPMGEELLRAFRLFRKADWRQKPVAGYKPSEIMALICIGNKADSISCGMQVSELSRLLRVTSPTVTQLIKGMENDGLVERNMDQSDRRAVRVTLTDKGAAIMEQSLAVFKTSFEGLVDYLGEEDSRKLTELLGRVFSYFQERVFEPAEPEHKGDAE; encoded by the coding sequence GTGGAAGAAGATTTGAAGTTTGAAGGAATATCACCGATGGGTGAAGAGTTATTACGTGCATTTCGTCTTTTTCGTAAAGCAGATTGGCGTCAAAAGCCAGTAGCGGGATATAAACCAAGTGAAATTATGGCTTTGATCTGTATAGGTAACAAAGCAGACTCGATTAGTTGCGGGATGCAAGTTTCTGAACTGAGTCGTCTACTTCGAGTAACTTCTCCAACGGTTACTCAATTGATCAAAGGAATGGAAAACGATGGATTGGTCGAGCGCAATATGGATCAAAGCGATCGTCGTGCTGTACGTGTGACATTGACGGATAAAGGTGCAGCGATTATGGAGCAGTCCCTTGCTGTTTTCAAAACGTCATTTGAAGGATTGGTCGATTATCTAGGAGAAGAAGATAGTCGCAAATTGACTGAATTATTAGGTCGCGTCTTTTCTTATTTCCAAGAACGAGTATTTGAACCTGCGGAACCAGAACATAAAGGGGATGCAGAGTAA
- a CDS encoding ABC transporter ATP-binding protein: MTKLLGQLRPYYGGIGLVLLLVFLQTMSELFLPTLMADIVDTGIAAGNTAYILRIGLYMLLFAAGGMLCSIAASYFSAKISIGFGRDLRSRVFSHVENFSLQEFDRIGTASLITRTTNDITQLQQVLTMMLRMMVMAPLMMLGGLIMAISKDAELSLIFVIVIPLLGLAIFSIARKGMPLFKALQSKLDRLNMVMRENLTGLRVIRAFNRDTYESKRFDGASRDLADTAISVNKLMALMMPVMMLVLNFSIIAIIGFGSVRISYGDMQVGDLMAFIQYATQILFSFLMLSVIFVMVPRASASATRINEVLQMKPEIEDPEHPVSSTIQERRGSVIFDNVTFRYPGAEQPALEQISFQAKSGEVTAIIGGTGSGKSTLVNLIPRFYDVESGQILVDGIDIRERDQASLRAKIGYVPQKALLFTGTIAENIRYGYEQATDEEMKHAATIAQASDFISEMKNGYDSVIAQGGSNVSGGQKQRLSIARALVRKPELYIFDDSFSALDFKTDSKLRAALKAETTDAAVLMIAQRVSTVMDADQILVLEDGKIVGRGTHRELLESSEVYREIVSSQLSEEEIA; encoded by the coding sequence ATGACCAAACTGCTAGGACAGCTTCGACCGTATTACGGTGGAATCGGTCTGGTTCTGCTGTTGGTATTTTTGCAAACGATGTCAGAATTGTTCCTGCCTACATTGATGGCTGATATTGTAGATACTGGTATTGCGGCAGGGAACACAGCTTATATTTTGCGGATTGGCTTATATATGTTACTCTTTGCCGCAGGTGGAATGTTATGTTCCATCGCGGCTAGTTACTTTTCAGCCAAAATTTCGATCGGATTTGGTCGCGATCTACGCAGTCGTGTGTTTTCGCATGTCGAAAATTTTTCGTTACAAGAATTTGATCGTATCGGTACAGCTTCGTTAATTACCCGTACGACCAATGATATTACACAACTTCAACAAGTGCTAACGATGATGTTACGGATGATGGTCATGGCACCGCTTATGATGCTTGGCGGTCTGATTATGGCAATCTCCAAAGATGCAGAGTTATCGCTTATTTTCGTTATTGTGATTCCGTTGTTAGGGCTAGCTATTTTCAGTATTGCTCGCAAAGGGATGCCACTGTTCAAAGCATTACAAAGTAAATTGGATCGCTTAAATATGGTTATGCGTGAAAATTTAACCGGATTGCGTGTTATTCGTGCATTTAATCGGGATACGTATGAAAGCAAACGGTTCGATGGAGCTAGTCGTGATCTAGCGGATACTGCTATTTCGGTTAATAAATTAATGGCATTGATGATGCCTGTAATGATGCTTGTTTTGAATTTCTCGATTATTGCGATTATTGGATTCGGTAGTGTACGGATTAGTTATGGAGATATGCAAGTCGGTGATCTGATGGCATTTATTCAGTATGCGACTCAGATTTTATTTTCATTCTTAATGTTATCTGTAATCTTCGTTATGGTGCCGAGAGCTTCTGCTTCTGCAACACGTATTAATGAAGTATTGCAAATGAAACCAGAGATTGAAGATCCTGAGCATCCTGTAAGTTCTACTATTCAGGAACGACGGGGAAGTGTGATTTTTGATAATGTGACTTTCCGTTATCCAGGAGCAGAACAGCCTGCGCTAGAACAGATTTCATTTCAAGCCAAAAGCGGTGAAGTCACAGCGATTATCGGTGGAACCGGCTCAGGCAAATCAACACTGGTGAATCTAATTCCGCGCTTTTACGATGTAGAAAGTGGACAGATTCTAGTCGATGGGATCGATATTCGGGAGCGTGATCAAGCATCACTGCGTGCGAAAATCGGCTATGTGCCACAAAAAGCATTACTTTTTACAGGAACAATAGCTGAAAATATTCGTTATGGATATGAACAGGCGACCGATGAAGAAATGAAGCATGCGGCTACGATTGCGCAAGCATCTGATTTTATTAGCGAAATGAAAAATGGATATGATTCTGTGATTGCACAGGGTGGATCGAATGTATCGGGTGGACAGAAGCAACGGTTGTCAATCGCTCGTGCATTGGTACGTAAGCCTGAATTGTATATTTTTGATGATAGTTTCTCAGCACTTGATTTCAAAACGGATTCTAAATTACGCGCAGCGCTCAAAGCCGAAACAACCGATGCAGCGGTATTGATGATCGCTCAGCGTGTCAGTACAGTAATGGATGCAGATCAAATTCTTGTGCTGGAAGATGGCAAAATTGTCGGTAGAGGCACACATCGTGAATTGTTAGAAAGTAGCGAAGTTTATCGTGAGATTGTGTCTTCGCAACTGTCGGAGGAGGAGATCGCATGA
- a CDS encoding helicase C-terminal domain-containing protein translates to MTTVIDISVRTLVEYVYRTGSIESGFRVAQSMQEGTRIHKQIQEGYGEHGEKEVHLKTEIPYHDLLFRIEGRCDGLWVDEQGLLTVDEIKSTSISAEDIGDGREVHWAQAQMYGYILAEDRHLDQVRVQLTYVHKSSGKETKLERIQTREQLQQFAQYTVAEYAPYAEMIAKHRQKRNDSIEQLAFPFAGYRSGQRKFAGAVYKTIGEKLNLFAEAPTGTGKTISTLFPAIKSIGSEQAERLMYVTAKTVTRANAEEALQRMENSGLNLHGVTITAKDKVCFCSANSTGGRDNCEYTEGYYDRINGAILDMMSNETLMTRSVIEQYAQKHHLCPFELSIDASYASDAVICDYNYVFDPKVSFKRLSDDMRKKTILLVDEAHNLVDRGRNMFSAALNKSAFLDLKRDYKDSAESLAKIASAINAYFIRLRKQGEDGKLIQRQQAPEEIFPLLEEFVIRAEVTLLEQGDQGDIQLLLETYFAVQAFLRIGRLYDMESHMTYAEVQGSDVYLRMFCIDPSLQLRQTAKGYRSVIHFSATLSPIRYYRDMLGAEEEDYNISIASPFSREQLEVQIVPLSTRYRDRERTRTELANVLAQLINDRPGNYLAFFPSYQYMQDVIDIFETLHVDTDVLIQQSGMAEDERDRFLQAFQSDNPRTLTGFAVMGGIFSEGIDLAGDRLTGVIIVGVGLPQIGPERELIREHFSQAGFNGFDYAYVYPGMNKVLQAGGRLIRTEEDRGLLMLVDDRFLQRPYYQLLPTEWRNDSL, encoded by the coding sequence ATGACGACCGTTATCGATATTTCAGTACGGACTTTGGTGGAATATGTGTATCGGACAGGCAGTATCGAATCAGGCTTCCGCGTAGCCCAGTCGATGCAAGAAGGGACACGTATCCACAAACAGATTCAAGAAGGATATGGTGAACACGGGGAAAAAGAAGTTCATCTCAAAACAGAAATTCCTTATCATGATCTACTGTTTCGGATCGAAGGACGTTGTGATGGATTATGGGTCGATGAACAAGGACTGCTTACTGTCGATGAGATCAAGTCGACTTCGATCTCAGCAGAAGATATTGGAGACGGGCGGGAAGTCCACTGGGCGCAAGCGCAGATGTATGGCTATATTCTTGCAGAAGATCGGCATTTAGATCAGGTGAGGGTTCAATTAACATATGTACACAAAAGCAGTGGGAAAGAGACCAAGCTAGAACGCATTCAGACCCGCGAACAACTACAACAGTTTGCACAATATACGGTTGCTGAATATGCACCTTATGCAGAAATGATCGCCAAGCATCGTCAGAAGCGTAACGATAGTATTGAACAGTTAGCGTTTCCTTTTGCCGGGTATCGATCCGGTCAGCGTAAATTTGCAGGAGCTGTCTACAAAACGATCGGTGAAAAGCTGAATCTATTTGCGGAAGCGCCGACAGGAACTGGGAAAACGATTTCGACTTTATTTCCAGCGATTAAATCGATCGGTAGCGAGCAAGCAGAACGACTCATGTATGTGACCGCGAAGACAGTCACCAGAGCCAATGCCGAAGAAGCATTGCAACGGATGGAAAACAGTGGCTTGAATCTACATGGCGTGACGATTACCGCCAAAGACAAAGTGTGTTTCTGCTCTGCAAACAGTACAGGTGGACGGGACAACTGCGAATATACCGAAGGGTATTATGACCGGATCAATGGTGCGATTCTCGATATGATGAGCAATGAGACGTTGATGACTCGCTCTGTGATTGAACAATATGCACAAAAGCATCATCTGTGTCCGTTTGAATTATCGATCGATGCTTCGTATGCGTCAGATGCTGTCATCTGCGATTATAACTATGTATTTGATCCAAAAGTATCGTTCAAGCGTCTTTCTGATGACATGCGCAAAAAAACGATTTTATTAGTCGATGAAGCCCATAATTTGGTCGATCGTGGACGTAATATGTTTTCAGCGGCATTAAATAAATCAGCTTTTCTGGATTTGAAAAGAGATTATAAAGACTCGGCAGAATCATTAGCCAAAATTGCCAGTGCGATTAATGCGTATTTTATTCGGTTACGCAAGCAAGGCGAAGATGGCAAGTTAATCCAGCGACAACAAGCACCGGAAGAAATTTTCCCTCTATTAGAAGAGTTTGTAATTCGAGCAGAAGTGACATTGTTAGAGCAAGGCGATCAGGGGGATATCCAATTGTTGCTTGAAACGTATTTTGCGGTACAAGCGTTTCTACGGATTGGGCGACTGTATGATATGGAAAGTCATATGACCTATGCAGAAGTACAAGGTAGTGATGTGTATTTGCGGATGTTCTGTATTGATCCTTCATTACAACTTCGTCAGACAGCCAAAGGATATCGCTCGGTGATTCACTTTTCTGCGACATTATCTCCGATTCGGTATTATCGCGATATGTTAGGGGCAGAGGAAGAAGATTATAATATTTCGATTGCTTCTCCTTTTTCGCGCGAACAATTGGAAGTACAGATTGTGCCGTTATCGACACGTTATCGGGATCGGGAGCGTACCCGAACTGAACTGGCGAATGTCCTTGCTCAATTGATTAATGATCGCCCGGGTAATTATTTAGCTTTTTTCCCTTCGTATCAGTATATGCAAGATGTGATTGATATTTTTGAGACCTTACATGTAGATACAGATGTGTTGATTCAGCAGTCCGGTATGGCAGAAGACGAACGGGATCGTTTTCTTCAAGCTTTTCAAAGTGATAATCCACGTACATTAACAGGGTTTGCTGTAATGGGTGGAATATTTAGTGAAGGGATCGATCTAGCAGGGGATCGACTAACAGGCGTTATTATTGTCGGTGTCGGGTTACCACAGATTGGGCCGGAGCGAGAATTGATTCGTGAGCATTTCAGTCAGGCAGGGTTCAATGGATTCGATTATGCGTATGTTTATCCGGGAATGAATAAAGTACTCCAAGCGGGTGGACGGCTGATTCGGACAGAAGAAGATAGAGGATTGTTGATGCTGGTAGATGATCGCTTTTTGCAACGCCCTTATTATCAATTGCTACCGACAGAATGGCGTAATGATTCTCTGTAA
- a CDS encoding S-layer homology domain-containing protein → MSSNPFDQRRLLQTGICSLMAVLLLLPPLPTHASELARHAQNGQDTFLGGTYIELGVSSSGTLGTASDSPSGFHPGAIRRNIGMNVDKDGYDFGKDMTSGDYVLPGSPSEGFVVGYKPSVTSKSPLTFVNEEQSGSIDIPSTTQDLSTDEQLIAQTSGNTSDQAIAVQQNISFKPGDAFFKTTITLKNNSVTDSVYDVHYMRFLDPDIDADLHEDNSTINWVPSNPPQDAEAIAAAIGNASDNIFMYVAQDPRAQASVGFSRNPYIEPAFQTDGGKHIAANLTDDWLTLTFNAGDLEPGGTTELVFYSSLDSDMNGALAQIREDYAADTLAVPSEITLTGDTIAWNVAEGTTAGVLTTSTQNPKVQDTFTYSLVSGEGSSANDYFTIQDNQVKTTKALTRGVTSYPIRVLATGSNGSTLEQAFVIHATAPDMGTDLASLSIENGALTPSFSPENTAYAVTLPDGTTQTTVKASVYDPDASLIINGVTVTDSVYAEEPVTLDPGLTTITLEVHGKNGISKFYKVQVSSNSTLPPVVPVDSTQPVQPVPQVPTPSPTTDTYEGLPVSPPLVITAPFVPVAPTEPLPDPNMVTGGGGGGGASGASALDDNPIYDELANAATGTATNKNTDSATKTPTKSTTNVKASSYIQGYPDGTFRPDQKVTRAELSVMLERALAIQNATTPTATSSTDFKDVPASYWAASSIQSIEGSGWLQGYPGGNFKPAQPMTRAELATLIARWQGLNTTSTASLPADVQGHWAANTISEVIQSGWMKGYPDGQFYPNQAVSRAEIVTVLNRVLGENTSSTDSIASSWKDVTPGHWAYSEITKASQK, encoded by the coding sequence ATGAGCAGTAATCCGTTTGACCAACGCCGTCTGCTACAAACTGGGATCTGTAGTTTGATGGCTGTCTTGTTACTACTACCACCGCTTCCTACACACGCATCTGAATTAGCAAGACATGCGCAGAACGGTCAGGATACATTTCTAGGTGGAACATATATCGAACTAGGCGTTTCAAGTAGCGGTACACTTGGCACAGCTAGCGATAGCCCATCTGGTTTTCATCCCGGGGCAATAAGACGTAATATCGGTATGAATGTAGACAAAGACGGTTATGATTTTGGCAAAGATATGACCAGTGGTGATTATGTCTTGCCTGGAAGCCCTTCAGAAGGTTTTGTAGTAGGTTACAAACCATCTGTAACTTCCAAATCTCCGTTGACGTTTGTGAATGAAGAACAAAGTGGAAGTATTGATATTCCAAGTACTACGCAAGACTTATCTACAGATGAACAATTAATCGCTCAAACATCTGGTAACACATCTGATCAAGCTATCGCCGTACAACAAAACATTTCTTTTAAACCAGGAGATGCTTTCTTTAAAACAACGATCACACTCAAAAATAACAGCGTTACAGATTCCGTATACGATGTTCATTATATGCGCTTTCTTGATCCCGATATTGATGCTGATCTTCATGAAGACAACAGCACGATTAACTGGGTGCCTTCTAACCCACCTCAAGATGCCGAGGCGATCGCTGCGGCAATTGGTAATGCTAGCGATAATATATTCATGTATGTGGCACAAGATCCACGTGCTCAAGCTTCTGTTGGATTCAGCCGTAATCCTTATATCGAACCTGCATTTCAAACAGATGGTGGGAAGCATATTGCAGCCAATCTAACCGATGATTGGTTAACCCTGACATTCAATGCAGGCGATCTAGAGCCCGGTGGTACTACCGAGTTAGTATTTTATAGTAGTCTAGATTCTGATATGAATGGTGCACTAGCACAGATCAGAGAAGATTATGCAGCCGATACACTGGCTGTGCCTTCTGAAATTACTTTGACAGGCGATACGATTGCATGGAATGTCGCTGAAGGTACTACAGCAGGTGTATTAACCACTTCTACTCAAAATCCAAAAGTACAAGATACGTTTACGTACAGTCTGGTTAGTGGAGAGGGAAGTAGTGCTAACGATTATTTTACAATTCAAGATAATCAGGTCAAAACAACCAAAGCACTTACACGCGGAGTGACCAGCTATCCGATTCGTGTATTAGCAACAGGAAGTAATGGAAGCACGTTAGAGCAAGCATTTGTAATCCATGCTACTGCACCTGATATGGGCACAGATCTTGCTTCATTATCTATTGAAAATGGAGCTTTAACACCTTCATTCTCACCTGAAAATACAGCCTATGCTGTAACGTTGCCTGATGGAACCACGCAGACTACAGTCAAAGCAAGCGTGTATGATCCAGATGCGTCGCTTATCATTAATGGCGTAACGGTCACAGACAGTGTATATGCAGAAGAACCAGTGACACTTGATCCAGGTCTGACTACTATTACACTTGAAGTGCATGGCAAAAATGGAATTTCCAAATTTTATAAGGTTCAGGTATCTTCTAATTCGACACTTCCACCTGTAGTACCTGTTGACTCTACTCAACCTGTTCAACCTGTACCACAAGTGCCAACACCATCTCCAACAACAGATACGTATGAAGGGTTACCTGTATCTCCACCACTGGTGATTACAGCACCATTTGTACCTGTGGCTCCGACAGAACCATTACCGGATCCGAATATGGTGACTGGTGGAGGCGGTGGCGGTGGAGCAAGTGGCGCATCGGCTTTGGATGATAATCCGATCTACGATGAATTAGCTAATGCAGCTACCGGCACAGCAACGAATAAAAATACAGATTCAGCTACCAAAACGCCGACCAAGTCGACAACTAATGTCAAAGCAAGTAGTTATATTCAAGGTTATCCTGATGGCACATTCCGTCCCGATCAGAAAGTCACTCGTGCGGAATTATCTGTTATGTTAGAACGTGCACTTGCGATCCAAAATGCAACCACGCCAACAGCAACAAGCAGTACAGACTTTAAAGATGTACCTGCTTCATACTGGGCAGCTTCCAGTATCCAAAGTATTGAAGGAAGCGGTTGGTTACAAGGGTATCCAGGTGGCAATTTCAAACCTGCTCAACCAATGACACGTGCAGAGCTGGCAACTTTAATTGCTCGCTGGCAAGGACTTAATACAACGTCTACAGCATCTTTACCAGCAGATGTACAAGGACATTGGGCAGCAAATACGATCAGCGAAGTGATTCAATCGGGATGGATGAAAGGTTATCCTGACGGTCAATTTTACCCGAATCAAGCAGTGAGTCGGGCTGAGATCGTAACTGTATTGAATCGTGTACTTGGTGAAAATACGTCTTCTACAGATTCCATCGCAAGTAGCTGGAAAGATGTAACCCCTGGACACTGGGCGTATAGTGAAATTACCAAAGCTTCACAGAAATAA
- a CDS encoding MarR family winged helix-turn-helix transcriptional regulator, with protein MKLEISEVLSQTFMKLTGIPEHTPAAQSVKTTIQFIRTAEEIFKSMDARFAGMGLSRGKIMMLCILYADTNHSLLPSELADRAQVTRGTITGLVDGLESEGWVKRIHDAKDRRRTSVQLTEKGMRFVEQNVEGYVGLMIALTSKFEEEDFVKMQELISKLRAGFEVSSQLEI; from the coding sequence GTGAAGTTGGAGATTTCAGAGGTATTAAGTCAGACTTTTATGAAATTAACAGGAATACCTGAACATACACCAGCTGCTCAATCGGTGAAAACAACGATTCAATTTATTCGTACAGCTGAAGAAATTTTTAAAAGTATGGATGCACGTTTTGCAGGAATGGGATTATCGCGGGGCAAAATTATGATGTTATGCATCTTGTATGCGGATACGAATCATAGTCTGTTGCCTTCGGAATTAGCAGATCGAGCACAGGTGACTCGTGGAACGATTACAGGACTGGTTGATGGACTAGAATCCGAAGGTTGGGTCAAACGTATCCATGATGCCAAAGATCGCCGCCGTACTTCGGTACAACTGACTGAAAAAGGAATGCGATTTGTGGAGCAAAATGTAGAAGGATATGTAGGGCTTATGATTGCGCTGACTTCCAAGTTCGAGGAAGAAGATTTTGTGAAAATGCAGGAATTGATCTCCAAATTACGAGCAGGCTTTGAAGTCAGCAGTCAATTAGAAATATAA